The following is a genomic window from Bacilli bacterium PM5-9.
GTGATGCAATGGCATATTCATTAATGAACTTATCAGAAAGAGGAACAATGTTTATTACACCAGGCGTTTCTGTATATGAAGGAATGATTGTTGGAATGAACTCTCGTGATAATGATTTAGTTGTTAATCCAACTAAAAACAAAAAATTAACTAATGTTAGAGCAAGTGGTAGTGATGATGCAATCAGACTTGGAACAGCTATTATTATGAGTTTAGAAGATGCATTAGCCTTTATCGAAGATGATGAATTGGTTGAAATAACACCAGAGAATATCAGATTAAGAAAAAAATATTTAAATGAAGTAGATCGAAAAAGAGCAAATAAACAATTAATTTAAATGAGGTATTTATATGGCAAATAAACCGAATATTAATTTTGATACGCTTAGAGAGTCTCAGCAAAAAAGTATGGAATTACAAAAAAAGAATTCTGAAGAAGCTGAAAAAATAAAAGAAGAAATCGAAAGAAAAAGAAAAAAAAGAGAAGAAGCTAAGCAAGCAATCATAAAAAAAATAAATGAAGGTGCTAATCAAGAAGTCACTCAATTAAAAAGTGAAACAAAGATTAGAAAAAATGAAACTCCTCAAAATTTCTTTAAAAGAACAAATGTCAGAGAAGAATCATTACCTTCAAATATAAAGGTAATCAAAAAAGATAATAATCCTATTGAGAGAAATGAAATAAAAAGTTCTCAAGAAAAATTATCTTACACATTGCAAATGGATGTTATTTCTGATGAGCAAGTTTCTGCATATCAAAAAAGAAAACAACGAACACTTGGAATTTCTATTGATGATAAATTCGCAAAGCTAACACCAACATTCACTAAAATATATATTGTAGTTATAACTGTTTTATTGTTTTTAATTGCAATTGCTCTGTTTATTATTCAAAGTATTAATGCCTAAAAAAAACCGTTTTTTAACGGTTTTTTTATATTAAACTAACACCATTTGATGTTCCTATTCTTGTAGCACCTGCTTCAATCATTTTTTTAAAATCTTCTTTTGTTTTAATTCCACCACTAGCTTTAACTTCCATATCATCACTAATATGAGATTTCATTAGCTTTACATCATCGACAGTTGCACCACCGGTTGAAAATCCAGTGCTTGTTTTAACAAATTTTGCTTTTGCTTTGCTTGCTAGTTGGCAAGCTTTTATTTTTTCTTCATCACTTAATAAACATGTTTCAATAATTACTTTAACAATTTTTGGTTTAGCAGCATCAACAACCATTTTTATATCTTCAAATACTACTTGTTCTAACCCTGATTTTAAAGCACCAATATTAATTACCATATCTATTTCATCAGCACCATTTTTAATTGCATCAATAGTTTCAGCAACCTTAACTTCACTAGTATTTGCACCTAAAGGAAAACCAATAACAGTACATACCTTTACATCACTATCCTTTAATTCATTAGCACATAAGTTAACCCAACATGAATTTATACAGACTGATGCAAAATCATATTCTTTAGCTATATGAACTAAATCCATTATTTGCTTTTGGGTTGCTTCTGGTTTTAATAACGTATGGTCAATATATTTACTTAATTTCATTTTCTTCTCTCCTTTAATAATCTAGTTGTTAAATTAATATCTCCTTCATAAGGAATTGCTTTTCCTTGAACAATATTATATCTATCATCTGCTTTAGCTAAAATTAAAATCATATCATCCTTTTTAGCATTATCAATAACATATTTTATAGCATCTTCACGCTTATCAATAATTTTAGTAAAAACATCATTTTTAATACCCTTTTTTATTTCTAAAGCAATACTTTGTGTTGTTTCATCTCTAATATCTTCTTCTGTTAATATTATTTCATCGCAATAGGTACTTGCTATTTCACCTAAAATAGGTCTTTTTTCCTTATCACGATCACCACCAGCACTACCAAAAACAGCAATTATTCTTCCTTTAGCCATTTCTTTGGCATACTCAAACACCTTCTCAAAACCATCAGGAGTATGTGCATAATCAATAATAACATCAAAATTTTGATTTTCATTAATTGTTTCCATTCTACCTTTTGGATAAGTAATAGATTTTAGAAGTGGTAATATCTTTTCAATATCATATCCTTCTAGATATAAAACACATAGAATTGACAATAAATTATAAACATTGAATAATGCAACCAAATTAGTTTCCACTTTATATTCTTTATCAAAAATAACTAATGTAAATTTTGTATTTTTATTACTAATAATAATATCTTTGGCCATAACATCAGCATCATTGTTAATTCCATAACTTATAACTTTAGCATGGCTACTCTTTTGATAATCATCATAAGTTTCATCATCTTTATTTAATATTGCATAACTATTTTCACTTAATTGTTCAAATAACATTCTTTTTGCTTTAGCATACTCACTCATTGAACCATGAAAATTCACATGCTCAAAGCTTAAATTTGTCATAATCGCATATTTAAAATTTAAATACTCTGTTCTTTTTAAAGTTAAAGCATGCGATGAAACTTCTAAAGCACAATATTTAATCTCATCCTTAACCATTTCGTTTAAATGATAATTTAATTCAATTGGTTTAGGTGTTGTAAATAAATTTTTAAATACCTTTTCATTATATTCAATATTAATTGTACCAATATAGCCACAACTACTAAGTTTATTTAAAATA
Proteins encoded in this region:
- a CDS encoding seryl-tRNA synthetase (product_source=COG0172; cath_funfam=4.10.260.10; cog=COG0172; superfamily=103657; transmembrane_helix_parts=Inside_1_160,TMhelix_161_183,Outside_184_185), which encodes MANKPNINFDTLRESQQKSMELQKKNSEEAEKIKEEIERKRKKREEAKQAIIKKINEGANQEVTQLKSETKIRKNETPQNFFKRTNVREESLPSNIKVIKKDNNPIERNEIKSSQEKLSYTLQMDVISDEQVSAYQKRKQRTLGISIDDKFAKLTPTFTKIYIVVITVLLFLIAIALFIIQSINA
- a CDS encoding deoxyribose-phosphate aldolase (product_source=KO:K01619; cath_funfam=3.20.20.70; cog=COG0274; ko=KO:K01619; pfam=PF01791; smart=SM01133; superfamily=51569; tigrfam=TIGR00126), with protein sequence MKLSKYIDHTLLKPEATQKQIMDLVHIAKEYDFASVCINSCWVNLCANELKDSDVKVCTVIGFPLGANTSEVKVAETIDAIKNGADEIDMVINIGALKSGLEQVVFEDIKMVVDAAKPKIVKVIIETCLLSDEEKIKACQLASKAKAKFVKTSTGFSTGGATVDDVKLMKSHISDDMEVKASGGIKTKEDFKKMIEAGATRIGTSNGVSLI
- a CDS encoding UDP-N-acetylmuramoyl-L-alanyl-D-glutamate--2,6-diaminopimelate ligase (product_source=KO:K01928; cath_funfam=3.40.1190.10,3.40.1390.10,3.90.190.20; cog=COG0769; ko=KO:K01928; pfam=PF02875,PF08245; superfamily=53244,53623,63418; tigrfam=TIGR01085); amino-acid sequence: MKLNQLLDVDDNREVSYLSEDSRDVKKNTLFFCLKGAAFDTHSVVDEVIEKGANVIVHTDFLEKKDGIFYYQTDDIEEVMAKVCANFFDEPSKKMNLVGITGTNGKTTSAWILKDILNKLSSCGYIGTINIEYNEKVFKNLFTTPKPIELNYHLNEMVKDEIKYCALEVSSHALTLKRTEYLNFKYAIMTNLSFEHVNFHGSMSEYAKAKRMLFEQLSENSYAILNKDDETYDDYQKSSHAKVISYGINNDADVMAKDIIISNKNTKFTLVIFDKEYKVETNLVALFNVYNLLSILCVLYLEGYDIEKILPLLKSITYPKGRMETINENQNFDVIIDYAHTPDGFEKVFEYAKEMAKGRIIAVFGSAGGDRDKEKRPILGEIASTYCDEIILTEEDIRDETTQSIALEIKKGIKNDVFTKIIDKREDAIKYVIDNAKKDDMILILAKADDRYNIVQGKAIPYEGDINLTTRLLKERRK